In Gemmatimonadetes bacterium T265, one DNA window encodes the following:
- a CDS encoding AraC family transcriptional regulator, with protein MTVGCQLARMLPALARGSFARAYTEVRPPAPLASVVSALWSHERVGNGPAARPRRILPDGSTDVVLGFTPVGPAAVGGVPAPLALAEAWVVGTMTTAHVVGTAAPTAYVGVRLRPEVAGRVFGVAAADLADGRVPLDALWPNAEEFLAPLARVPDLDGARSGVAAALAVRLAPLAPPPAAVTRAVRLFEASGGRARVAAVGRALGVSRQHLARQFVRHVGLAPKPFARVARLRALHVGLRALERRDAEVCWGALAYAHGYADQAHLIEEVRALVGLTPSAWARERRTAEVVPFAQDGAAADA; from the coding sequence GTGACCGTGGGGTGTCAGCTTGCGCGGATGCTCCCCGCCCTTGCCCGCGGCTCCTTCGCACGCGCCTACACGGAGGTGCGACCGCCCGCGCCGCTCGCGTCCGTCGTGTCGGCACTCTGGTCACACGAGCGTGTCGGGAACGGGCCCGCGGCGCGACCCCGGCGCATCCTTCCGGACGGGAGCACCGACGTCGTGCTCGGCTTCACGCCCGTCGGGCCGGCTGCCGTCGGGGGCGTGCCCGCGCCGCTCGCCCTGGCGGAGGCCTGGGTGGTAGGGACGATGACCACCGCCCACGTCGTCGGCACCGCCGCGCCGACCGCGTACGTCGGCGTACGCCTCCGCCCCGAAGTAGCGGGCCGCGTCTTCGGCGTCGCCGCCGCCGACCTCGCCGACGGCCGCGTCCCGCTCGACGCACTGTGGCCTAACGCCGAGGAGTTCCTCGCGCCGCTCGCGCGCGTGCCCGACCTCGACGGCGCGCGGTCGGGCGTCGCCGCCGCGCTCGCGGTCCGACTCGCGCCGCTCGCGCCGCCGCCGGCCGCGGTGACCCGGGCGGTGCGGCTGTTCGAGGCGAGCGGCGGCCGAGCGCGCGTCGCCGCCGTGGGTCGCGCGCTCGGCGTGTCGCGCCAGCACCTCGCGCGGCAGTTCGTCCGGCACGTGGGGCTCGCGCCCAAGCCGTTCGCCCGCGTGGCACGCCTCCGCGCGCTTCACGTCGGACTGCGCGCGCTCGAGCGGCGCGACGCGGAGGTCTGCTGGGGCGCCCTCGCGTACGCGCACGGCTACGCCGACCAGGCGCACCTGATCGAGGAGGTGCGGGCGCTCGTCGGATTGACGCCGAGCGCGTGGGCGCGCGAGCGGCGGACGGCCGAGGTGGTTCCATTCGCCCAAGACGGAGCCGCGGCGGACGCGTAG
- the dan gene encoding D-aminoacylase, whose translation MQRCDTLIRNATVVDGTGGPAVRADVALAGGRIAAVGALDARAWRADAVCDAAGLVLCPGFIDVHTHDDTSVVRTPDMWPKLSQGVTTVVVGNCGVSAAPVRLEARMGGAPPDPMNLLGRAEDFCYPTFASYREAVTRARPAVNVAALVGHTALRANHMDRLDRAATPDEIAAMRAELRDALAGGALGLSTGLAYASARHAPTAEVLALAEPLAEAGALYATHVRDEFAGVLDALDEAVRIGRHARVPVAVSHLKCAGPDNWGRSGELLAAFDAARRDHPAGEDAVGWDCYPYAAGSSTLDLGQVTDRHEITITWSDPHPEMGGRSLAAVAAAWRTTLADAARRLQPAGAIYHAMSEADVRRILSHPATVIGSDGLPHDPRPHPRLWGTFPRVLGHYCRDLGLFPLTEAVHKMTGLPARRFGLADRGEVRVGYWADLVLFDPALVRDVATYADPRRPAAGIAAVWVNGVPSSRGQSPTGERGGRFVVHGGR comes from the coding sequence ATGCAACGCTGCGACACGCTCATCCGCAACGCCACCGTGGTCGACGGCACGGGCGGCCCCGCCGTGCGCGCCGACGTCGCGCTCGCGGGCGGCCGGATCGCCGCGGTCGGCGCGCTCGACGCGCGCGCGTGGCGCGCCGACGCCGTGTGCGACGCCGCGGGGCTGGTGCTCTGCCCGGGTTTCATCGACGTGCACACGCACGACGACACGAGCGTGGTCCGCACGCCGGACATGTGGCCCAAGCTGTCGCAGGGCGTCACGACGGTGGTCGTCGGCAACTGCGGCGTGAGCGCCGCGCCCGTGCGCCTCGAAGCCCGCATGGGCGGCGCGCCGCCCGACCCGATGAACCTGCTGGGGCGGGCGGAGGACTTCTGCTACCCGACCTTCGCGTCGTACCGCGAGGCCGTCACGCGCGCGCGCCCCGCGGTGAACGTGGCCGCGCTCGTCGGGCACACGGCGCTCCGCGCGAACCACATGGACCGCCTCGACCGCGCCGCCACGCCGGACGAGATCGCGGCGATGCGCGCCGAGCTGCGCGACGCGCTCGCCGGCGGCGCGTTAGGCCTGAGCACCGGGCTCGCGTACGCGAGCGCGCGCCACGCCCCGACGGCGGAGGTGCTCGCACTCGCCGAGCCGCTGGCAGAGGCGGGCGCGCTCTACGCCACGCACGTCCGGGACGAGTTCGCCGGGGTCCTCGACGCGCTCGACGAGGCGGTGCGGATCGGCCGGCACGCGCGCGTCCCGGTGGCCGTCTCGCACCTCAAGTGCGCCGGCCCCGATAACTGGGGTCGGAGCGGCGAGCTGCTCGCCGCGTTCGACGCGGCGCGCCGCGACCACCCGGCCGGCGAGGACGCGGTCGGGTGGGACTGCTACCCCTACGCCGCCGGCTCCTCGACGCTCGACCTCGGCCAGGTCACGGACCGGCACGAGATCACGATCACCTGGTCCGACCCGCACCCGGAGATGGGCGGCCGGTCGCTGGCCGCGGTCGCGGCGGCGTGGCGGACGACGCTCGCCGACGCGGCGCGTCGGCTGCAGCCGGCGGGCGCGATCTACCACGCGATGTCGGAAGCGGACGTTCGGCGCATCCTGAGTCACCCCGCGACGGTGATCGGCTCCGACGGCCTGCCACACGACCCGCGCCCGCACCCGCGGCTCTGGGGCACGTTCCCGCGCGTGCTCGGCCACTACTGCCGCGACCTGGGGCTGTTCCCGCTCACGGAGGCAGTGCACAAGATGACGGGGCTTCCGGCGCGGCGCTTCGGGCTCGCCGACCGCGGCGAGGTGCGCGTGGGGTACTGGGCGGACCTCGTGCTCTTCGACCCAGCGTTAGTCCGCGACGTGGCGACCTACGCGGACCCGCGGCGGCCGGCGGCGGGGATCGCGGCGGTGTGGGTCAACGGCGTCCCGAGCAGCCGGGGGCAGAGCCCGACCGGCGAGCGGGGCGGACGGTTCGTCGTGCACGGGGGGCGGTGA
- a CDS encoding gluconate permease — MIQGNLHGNLLLLAAAAAVVALVLLIARLKLHPFLALLVVSLALGVAAGMPLGKIVASFEAGAGGALGHIAVVIALGTMLGKMLAESGGAEQIAHRVIAAFGARHVHWAMACVAFLVGVPVFFDVGLVLLAPVAFDLARRTGASMVLVGIPMAAALSVVHGLVPPHPAALLAVTAYHADIGRTMLYALLVGLPTAALAGPVFARLVAPHVAARVGPAAGGALGAELTEEAPATRRGARPGFGVTVATVLLPVALMLLGNAADLVAPAGSVPNGLLRLAGTPAVALLVALLVSFRTLAGRFDRETILRYTGECLGPVAPVILVVGAGAGFGRVLTDGGVSAAVVALATHARVPPLLLGWLVAALIRVATGSATVAMTTACGIAAPVAARAAGVSPELMVLATGAGSLVLSHVNDGGFWLVKEYFGLTVADTLRTWTVCETLISVVALALTLLLASALA; from the coding sequence GTGATCCAGGGCAACCTGCACGGTAATCTGCTGCTGCTCGCCGCGGCCGCGGCCGTCGTCGCGCTCGTGCTGCTCATCGCGCGGCTCAAGCTGCACCCGTTCCTCGCGCTCCTCGTCGTCTCGCTCGCCCTCGGCGTCGCGGCGGGGATGCCGCTCGGCAAGATCGTCGCGTCGTTCGAGGCCGGGGCGGGCGGCGCGCTCGGGCACATCGCCGTCGTCATCGCGCTCGGCACGATGTTGGGCAAGATGCTGGCGGAGTCCGGCGGGGCGGAGCAGATCGCGCACCGCGTGATCGCGGCGTTCGGCGCGCGCCACGTCCACTGGGCGATGGCGTGCGTCGCGTTCCTCGTCGGCGTCCCGGTGTTCTTCGACGTCGGCCTCGTGCTCCTCGCGCCGGTCGCGTTCGACCTCGCCCGGCGCACCGGCGCGTCGATGGTGCTCGTCGGGATCCCGATGGCCGCGGCGCTCAGCGTCGTGCACGGACTCGTCCCCCCGCACCCGGCCGCGCTCCTCGCCGTGACCGCGTACCACGCCGACATCGGCCGGACGATGCTCTACGCGCTCCTCGTCGGCCTGCCGACGGCGGCGCTCGCGGGGCCGGTGTTCGCGCGGCTCGTCGCCCCCCACGTCGCCGCACGCGTGGGCCCCGCCGCCGGCGGCGCGCTCGGCGCGGAGCTCACCGAGGAGGCGCCGGCGACACGGCGGGGCGCGCGGCCCGGCTTCGGTGTCACGGTGGCGACGGTGCTGCTGCCCGTCGCGCTGATGCTGCTCGGCAACGCGGCCGACCTCGTCGCGCCCGCCGGGAGCGTGCCTAACGGCCTGCTCCGGCTCGCCGGCACGCCGGCCGTGGCGCTGCTCGTCGCGCTCCTCGTCAGCTTCCGCACCCTCGCGGGGCGTTTCGACCGCGAGACGATCCTCCGCTACACGGGCGAGTGCCTCGGCCCCGTCGCCCCGGTGATCCTCGTCGTCGGCGCGGGCGCGGGGTTCGGGCGCGTCCTCACGGACGGCGGCGTGTCGGCCGCGGTGGTCGCGCTCGCGACGCACGCCCGCGTGCCGCCGCTCCTCCTCGGCTGGCTCGTCGCCGCGCTGATCCGCGTCGCCACGGGCTCCGCGACGGTCGCGATGACGACGGCGTGCGGCATCGCCGCGCCGGTCGCCGCGCGCGCGGCGGGGGTCTCGCCGGAGCTGATGGTACTCGCCACGGGCGCGGGCTCGCTCGTCCTCTCGCACGTGAACGACGGCGGGTTCTGGCTCGTGAAGGAGTACTTCGGGCTCACGGTGGCCGACACGCTCCGTACGTGGACGGTGTGCGAGACGCTCATCTCGGTCGTCGCGCTCGCATTGACGCTGCTGCTCGCGTCGGCGCTCGCATAG
- a CDS encoding BlaI family transcriptional regulator, producing the protein MYQPPERPALSRREQQVMDILHRRGEATVAEIMAELPDPPTYSAVRSVLRILGEKALIRYKEDGPRYVYYPAQAPETARETALAHVVSTYFGGSPEQAVTALLRMSDVDLGDAEVARLRDAIRRARESDRGR; encoded by the coding sequence ATGTATCAGCCTCCCGAACGCCCCGCCCTGTCCCGACGCGAGCAGCAGGTGATGGACATCCTCCATCGCCGCGGCGAGGCCACGGTGGCCGAGATCATGGCCGAGTTGCCGGATCCGCCGACGTACTCGGCCGTGCGGTCGGTGCTGCGGATCCTCGGCGAGAAGGCGTTGATCCGCTACAAGGAAGACGGCCCGCGCTACGTCTACTACCCGGCCCAGGCGCCGGAGACGGCGCGGGAGACCGCGCTCGCCCATGTAGTGAGCACGTATTTCGGCGGCTCGCCCGAACAGGCCGTGACCGCGCTCCTCCGCATGTCGGACGTCGACCTCGGCGACGCGGAGGTCGCGCGCCTGCGCGACGCGATCCGGCGCGCGCGCGAGAGCGACCGCGGACGGTGA
- a CDS encoding isochorismate synthase has translation MARRAPRGAADIVSAAPTQRPARPRAVDVLIDELLDRLAARVADAAERARERRGPVVVSVVASAPAVDPLDALDALARAAATDRIIAGELAAGRMYWTRPADAFALAGVGAAATLTPVGSDRFAVADRARIALLDGALVDDPSDGAPGAGPLFMGGFAFDPAGPHAAHWEGFPSARLTLPRVQLAAVDDAGWITATMVVGPDGEPDAPPAVVGRLVRQLLAPRGGPAAEDVTAAGDGPLTLTDVLPADAWRGLVRDAVSAIRADAFEKVVLARAVRAAAERPFAVTAALRQLRGAYPDCYVFGCWGADGAAFVGASPERLVRLDGREVRATSLAGSAPRGANPADDAANAAALLANAKDRAEHAIVRRALVGVLGELCDDVRAPPEPSLRTLANVHHLQTDVRARLRAGRSLLDLVARLHPTPAVGGAPREPARRFLAERESLDRGWYAAPIGWVGQGGGEFAVGLRSALVRGDAAWLFAGCGIVADSDPDEEYAESRTKLRAMERALAAAAADRRP, from the coding sequence GTGGCCCGCCGGGCGCCGCGCGGCGCCGCCGACATCGTGAGCGCAGCGCCGACGCAGCGGCCCGCGCGGCCGCGCGCGGTCGACGTCCTGATCGACGAGCTGCTCGACCGACTCGCCGCGCGCGTCGCCGACGCGGCCGAGCGGGCACGGGAGCGCCGCGGACCGGTGGTCGTGAGCGTCGTTGCGTCCGCCCCGGCGGTGGACCCGCTCGACGCGCTGGACGCGCTCGCGCGCGCTGCCGCGACCGACCGGATAATCGCCGGGGAGCTGGCCGCCGGGCGCATGTACTGGACGCGTCCCGCGGACGCGTTCGCCCTCGCCGGCGTCGGCGCGGCGGCGACGCTCACCCCCGTCGGCTCCGACCGCTTCGCCGTCGCCGACCGCGCGCGGATCGCCCTCCTCGACGGCGCGCTCGTCGACGACCCGTCCGACGGCGCGCCGGGCGCGGGGCCGCTGTTCATGGGCGGGTTCGCGTTCGACCCCGCGGGGCCGCACGCCGCACACTGGGAGGGCTTTCCGAGCGCGCGCCTCACGCTGCCGCGCGTGCAGCTCGCGGCGGTCGACGACGCGGGGTGGATCACGGCGACGATGGTCGTCGGGCCCGACGGCGAGCCGGACGCGCCGCCCGCGGTCGTCGGGCGTCTCGTGCGGCAGCTGCTCGCGCCGCGCGGGGGGCCAGCGGCGGAGGACGTCACGGCGGCCGGGGACGGACCGCTCACCCTCACCGACGTCCTCCCCGCCGACGCCTGGCGCGGGCTGGTGCGCGACGCCGTGAGCGCAATCCGCGCGGACGCGTTCGAGAAGGTCGTCCTCGCCCGCGCGGTGCGGGCCGCCGCGGAACGCCCGTTCGCCGTCACGGCCGCGCTCCGGCAACTGCGCGGCGCCTACCCGGACTGCTACGTCTTCGGCTGCTGGGGCGCGGACGGGGCGGCGTTCGTCGGCGCGAGCCCCGAGCGCCTCGTCCGGCTCGACGGGCGCGAGGTGCGCGCGACCAGCCTCGCCGGCTCGGCGCCGCGCGGGGCGAACCCGGCCGACGACGCCGCGAACGCCGCCGCGCTGCTCGCGAACGCAAAGGACCGCGCGGAGCACGCGATCGTGCGCCGGGCGTTGGTCGGTGTGTTAGGCGAGCTGTGCGACGACGTGCGCGCGCCGCCCGAGCCGTCGCTGCGCACGCTCGCCAACGTGCACCACCTGCAGACCGACGTGCGCGCCCGGCTGCGCGCGGGCCGCTCGCTGCTCGACCTCGTCGCCCGGCTCCACCCCACGCCCGCCGTCGGCGGCGCCCCGCGCGAACCGGCGCGCCGCTTCCTCGCCGAGCGCGAATCCCTGGACCGCGGCTGGTACGCCGCCCCTATCGGGTGGGTGGGGCAGGGAGGCGGCGAGTTCGCCGTCGGGCTGCGGTCGGCGCTCGTCCGGGGTGACGCGGCGTGGCTGTTCGCGGGCTGCGGGATCGTCGCCGACTCCGACCCGGACGAGGAGTACGCGGAGTCGCGGACCAAGCTGCGCGCGATGGAGCGGGCGCTCGCCGCGGCGGCCGCGGACCGCAGGCCGTGA
- the menD gene encoding 2-succinyl-5-enolpyruvyl-6-hydroxy-3-cyclohexene- 1-carboxylate synthase, with protein MTEPTAVPAPRPDQAATAFVGAFVDELARAGVRHVCVAPGSRSTPLALMVAEHLALETWVHLDERSAAFFALGMARASGAPVALLCTSGSAAANFFPAVVEARAARIPLLVFTADRPPELHDVGAAQTIDQHRLYGPHAKWSVDVALPEASPALVRYARALAGRAAALAAATPAGPVHLNFPFREPLVPAPVARPDALSAADALAWDGRAGGAPWVAVADAPPAPDAATARRLTALLAGARRPLVVCGPQPDRALAAPLAALARAAGAPMLADPLSQARWGAHRAAAGDETGDATSDCVTVVDRYDAALRDEATAVALAPDVVLRVGALPTSKPLLQYLERHGAARQVVVDAAGWPDPSLMAAEVVHADPRRLAEAVVAAWPHGRAPADAGWLTRWRRVDAAAGAALARYVDACTEPFDGRALAAAAALVPAGGTLFVSSSMPVRDLDAFAPGDARALRVMANRGANGIDGVVSTALGAAAAARAGGDGGPLVLVIGDLAFYHDMNGLLAAKLHALDATVVLLNNDGGGIFSFLPQAAHPAHFERLFGTPHGLDFAPAAALYGARYTRADTWDAFRAGVAAGVGGRGLHVIELRTDRARNVGLHRAAWAAVAAAVGDALGDRPTDAPPTAAGRAEG; from the coding sequence GTGACGGAGCCGACCGCCGTCCCCGCCCCCCGGCCCGACCAGGCGGCCACCGCCTTCGTCGGCGCGTTCGTCGACGAGCTCGCGCGGGCCGGGGTGCGGCACGTCTGCGTCGCGCCGGGGTCGCGGTCGACGCCGCTCGCGCTCATGGTCGCCGAGCACCTGGCGCTCGAGACGTGGGTCCACCTCGACGAGCGGTCGGCCGCCTTCTTTGCGTTAGGCATGGCGCGCGCCTCGGGCGCGCCCGTCGCGCTACTCTGCACGTCCGGCTCGGCGGCGGCCAACTTCTTCCCCGCCGTGGTCGAGGCGCGCGCCGCGCGGATCCCGCTGCTCGTCTTCACCGCCGACCGCCCGCCCGAGCTGCACGACGTCGGCGCGGCGCAGACGATCGACCAGCACCGACTCTACGGCCCGCACGCGAAGTGGTCGGTCGACGTCGCACTCCCGGAGGCGTCGCCCGCGCTCGTCCGCTACGCGCGCGCGCTCGCCGGGCGCGCGGCGGCGCTCGCGGCGGCGACCCCCGCCGGGCCGGTGCACCTCAACTTCCCGTTCCGCGAGCCGCTCGTCCCGGCGCCGGTCGCGCGGCCCGACGCCCTGTCCGCCGCGGACGCGCTGGCGTGGGACGGACGGGCGGGTGGCGCGCCGTGGGTCGCGGTGGCCGACGCGCCCCCCGCGCCGGACGCGGCGACCGCGCGGCGCCTCACCGCGCTGCTCGCCGGCGCGCGGCGGCCGCTCGTCGTCTGCGGCCCGCAGCCGGACCGGGCGCTCGCCGCGCCGCTTGCCGCGCTCGCGCGCGCGGCGGGCGCGCCGATGCTGGCCGACCCGCTGTCGCAGGCGCGGTGGGGTGCGCACCGCGCGGCCGCCGGTGACGAGACCGGCGACGCGACGTCCGACTGCGTGACCGTCGTGGACCGCTACGACGCCGCGCTCCGCGACGAGGCGACCGCCGTCGCGCTCGCGCCGGACGTCGTGCTGCGCGTCGGCGCGCTGCCGACCTCGAAGCCGCTGCTCCAGTACCTCGAACGCCACGGCGCGGCGCGGCAGGTCGTCGTCGACGCGGCGGGGTGGCCGGACCCGTCGCTGATGGCCGCGGAGGTCGTCCACGCCGACCCGCGCCGGCTGGCCGAGGCGGTCGTGGCCGCGTGGCCGCACGGGCGCGCGCCTGCCGACGCCGGGTGGCTCACGCGTTGGCGGCGGGTGGACGCGGCCGCCGGCGCGGCGCTCGCGCGCTACGTCGACGCGTGCACCGAGCCATTCGACGGGCGCGCGCTGGCCGCGGCGGCGGCGCTGGTGCCCGCGGGCGGGACGCTCTTCGTGAGCAGCAGCATGCCGGTGCGCGACCTCGACGCCTTCGCCCCCGGCGACGCGCGCGCGCTCCGCGTGATGGCCAACCGCGGCGCGAACGGGATCGACGGCGTCGTCTCGACCGCGTTAGGCGCGGCCGCGGCGGCCCGGGCCGGCGGGGACGGCGGGCCGCTCGTGCTCGTGATCGGCGACCTCGCGTTCTACCACGACATGAACGGGCTGCTCGCCGCGAAGCTGCACGCCCTGGATGCCACGGTCGTGCTGCTCAACAACGACGGGGGCGGCATCTTTTCCTTCCTCCCCCAGGCGGCGCACCCGGCGCACTTCGAGCGGCTCTTCGGCACGCCGCACGGGCTCGACTTCGCGCCCGCGGCCGCACTCTACGGAGCGCGCTACACCCGGGCCGACACGTGGGACGCGTTCCGCGCGGGGGTCGCCGCCGGCGTCGGCGGGCGCGGGCTCCACGTCATCGAGCTGCGCACCGACCGCGCGCGCAACGTGGGGCTCCACCGCGCGGCGTGGGCGGCGGTGGCCGCCGCGGTCGGCGACGCGTTAGGCGATCGGCCCACGGACGCGCCGCCGACCGCCGCCGGGCGCGCGGAGGGTTGA
- the menH gene encoding putative 2-succinyl-6-hydroxy-2,4-cyclohexadiene-1-carboxylate synthase: protein MSRTDAGDVDVDGGLRLHVDRAAGRPGGAPPVLLLHGFTGSGETWRPLRDALGGAYPTLAVDLPGHGRSGAPADPARYALDRTADDLARVLDACAIDRAAVLGYSFGGRAALRLALRRPERVAALVLESASPGIADPAERAERAAADAALADAIERDGVPAFVDRWERLPLWASQDAMPAAVRARLRGARLANDARGLANSLRGAGTGADAPVLDALGGLRMPALLVAGALDAKYVVLGRAMAGALPGARLAVVPGAGHAVHLEQPDAFAGLVRAFLDETFRREPAPPGA from the coding sequence TTGAGCCGCACCGACGCCGGGGACGTCGACGTCGACGGCGGGCTCCGGCTGCACGTCGACCGCGCCGCCGGTCGGCCGGGCGGCGCGCCGCCGGTCCTGCTCCTGCACGGCTTCACGGGGTCGGGCGAGACGTGGCGGCCGCTCCGCGACGCGCTCGGGGGCGCGTATCCCACGCTCGCCGTTGACCTCCCCGGCCACGGACGGTCGGGCGCCCCCGCCGACCCGGCGCGCTACGCGCTCGACCGCACCGCCGACGACCTCGCGCGCGTCCTCGACGCCTGCGCCATCGACCGCGCCGCGGTGCTCGGCTACTCGTTCGGCGGCCGGGCGGCGCTGCGCCTCGCGCTCCGCCGGCCGGAGCGCGTCGCCGCACTCGTGCTCGAAAGCGCGTCGCCCGGGATCGCCGACCCGGCCGAACGGGCCGAGCGCGCCGCGGCCGACGCCGCACTGGCCGACGCGATCGAGCGCGACGGCGTGCCCGCGTTCGTCGACCGGTGGGAGCGGCTGCCGCTCTGGGCCAGTCAGGACGCGATGCCGGCCGCGGTGCGCGCGCGGCTCCGCGGGGCGCGCCTCGCCAACGACGCGCGCGGGCTCGCCAACAGCCTGCGTGGCGCAGGCACCGGGGCCGACGCTCCCGTGCTCGACGCGCTCGGCGGACTCCGCATGCCCGCGCTCCTCGTCGCCGGCGCGCTCGACGCCAAGTACGTCGTGTTAGGCCGTGCGATGGCGGGCGCGCTGCCGGGGGCACGGCTCGCGGTGGTGCCCGGGGCGGGGCATGCGGTGCACCTGGAGCAGCCCGACGCGTTCGCCGGGCTCGTCCGGGCGTTCCTCGACGAGACGTTCCGCCGAGAGCCCGCTCCCCCGGGGGCGTGA
- the menB gene encoding 1,4-dihydroxy-2-naphthoyl-CoA synthase, with amino-acid sequence MSIDWQPIKPYTDIRYEHAAGEGIAKITINRPEVRNAFRPETVAELIDAFDHARDDLTTGVVLLTGEGDLAFCSGGDQRVRGEGGYVGADQVPRLNILDVQKQIRYLPKPVIAVVAGYAIGGGHVLHLVCDLTIAAENARFGQTGPMVGSFDAGYGASYLARVVGHKKAREIWYLCRQYDARQALDMGLVNTVVPLERLHDEAVAWAREVLEKSPIALRFLKAAFNADTDGQAGLQQLAGDATLLYYLTEEAKEGKNAFLEKRKPDFSKFPRFP; translated from the coding sequence ATGAGCATCGACTGGCAGCCCATCAAGCCCTACACCGACATCCGCTACGAGCACGCGGCCGGCGAGGGCATCGCGAAGATCACCATCAACCGTCCCGAGGTGCGGAACGCCTTCCGCCCCGAGACGGTGGCCGAACTGATCGACGCCTTCGACCACGCGCGCGACGACCTCACGACGGGCGTCGTGCTGCTCACCGGCGAGGGCGACCTCGCCTTCTGCTCGGGCGGCGACCAGCGCGTGCGGGGCGAAGGGGGCTACGTCGGCGCCGATCAGGTGCCGCGCCTCAACATCCTCGACGTCCAGAAGCAGATCCGCTACCTGCCCAAGCCGGTGATCGCGGTCGTCGCCGGCTACGCGATCGGCGGCGGGCACGTGCTGCACCTCGTCTGCGACCTCACGATCGCGGCCGAGAACGCGCGGTTCGGGCAGACCGGGCCGATGGTCGGCAGCTTCGACGCCGGTTACGGCGCGAGCTACCTCGCGCGCGTCGTCGGGCACAAGAAGGCGCGCGAGATCTGGTACCTCTGCCGCCAGTACGACGCGCGGCAGGCGCTCGACATGGGGCTCGTGAACACCGTCGTCCCGCTGGAGCGGCTGCACGACGAGGCGGTCGCGTGGGCGCGCGAGGTGCTCGAGAAGAGCCCGATCGCACTCCGCTTCCTCAAGGCGGCGTTCAACGCCGACACGGACGGGCAGGCCGGCCTGCAGCAGCTCGCGGGCGATGCGACGCTGCTCTACTACCTCACCGAGGAGGCGAAGGAGGGGAAGAACGCGTTCCTCGAGAAGCGGAAGCCGGACTTCTCCAAGTTCCCGCGCTTCCCCTGA
- the menE gene encoding 2-succinylbenzoate--CoA ligase, whose amino-acid sequence MRPGDRVATLLPDGAAPAVLAHAVPRLGATLVPLNVRLSAPELAWQLGDATPGVLVAGARTAALAEEAARDAPHVRVLAWDRLDYAAPAPGVPLRLAHDPDAVLAILYTSGTTGRPKGAMLTVGNFWWSAVGSALNLGARADDRWLACLPLFHVGGLSIVLRAAVFGFAALVHDGFDAAAVNRAIDDDGVTIVSVVAVMLERMLDARRDAAGRDRPYPPSLRCVLLGGGPAPRPLLERCAALGVPVVQTYGLTETCSQVATLAPEDALPRLGAAGRALYPNALRVVDDDGRDAAPGAAGAILVRGPVVTAGYWARPDATARAIVDGWLHTGDVGRLDADGYLYVLDRRDDLVVTGGENVYPAEVEAALLADARVAEAAVVGVPDATWGQRVVAVVRLADDAPNAAGEDVAAALRAGCRARLAGYKVPREVRVVATPLPRTAAGKLRRAAVREALRAPPGSDATP is encoded by the coding sequence GTGCGGCCGGGGGACCGCGTGGCCACGCTGCTGCCCGACGGCGCCGCGCCGGCCGTGCTCGCGCACGCGGTCCCCCGGCTCGGCGCGACGCTCGTCCCGCTCAACGTGCGGCTCAGCGCGCCCGAGCTCGCCTGGCAGCTCGGCGACGCCACGCCGGGCGTGCTCGTCGCGGGGGCACGTACCGCCGCGCTCGCCGAGGAGGCGGCCCGCGACGCGCCTCACGTCCGCGTGCTTGCCTGGGACAGGCTCGACTACGCCGCGCCCGCGCCCGGGGTCCCGCTCCGCCTCGCACACGACCCCGACGCGGTGCTCGCGATCCTCTACACGTCGGGCACGACCGGGCGGCCGAAGGGGGCGATGCTGACCGTCGGCAACTTCTGGTGGAGCGCCGTCGGCTCCGCGCTCAACCTCGGCGCGCGGGCGGACGACCGCTGGCTCGCTTGCCTGCCGCTCTTCCACGTCGGCGGGCTGTCGATCGTGCTGCGCGCGGCGGTCTTCGGGTTCGCCGCGCTCGTGCACGACGGCTTCGACGCGGCGGCCGTGAACCGCGCGATCGACGACGACGGTGTGACGATCGTCTCGGTCGTCGCCGTGATGCTGGAGCGCATGCTCGACGCCCGCCGCGACGCCGCGGGCCGCGACCGCCCGTACCCGCCCTCGCTCCGCTGCGTCCTGCTCGGCGGCGGCCCGGCCCCGCGTCCGTTACTCGAGCGGTGCGCAGCGTTAGGCGTTCCGGTCGTCCAGACGTACGGCCTCACGGAGACCTGCTCGCAGGTGGCGACTCTCGCGCCCGAGGACGCGCTCCCCCGGCTCGGCGCCGCCGGGCGCGCGCTCTACCCCAACGCGCTCCGCGTCGTGGACGACGACGGGCGCGACGCGGCGCCGGGCGCGGCCGGGGCGATCCTCGTGCGCGGGCCGGTGGTCACGGCCGGCTACTGGGCGCGCCCCGACGCCACCGCGCGCGCGATCGTCGACGGGTGGCTGCACACGGGCGACGTCGGGCGGCTGGACGCGGACGGCTACCTCTACGTGCTCGACCGGCGCGACGACCTCGTCGTGACCGGCGGCGAGAACGTCTACCCGGCCGAGGTCGAGGCCGCGCTGCTCGCCGACGCGCGGGTGGCGGAGGCGGCGGTCGTCGGGGTGCCCGACGCTACGTGGGGGCAGCGCGTCGTCGCCGTCGTGCGGCTCGCGGACGACGCGCCTAACGCGGCGGGGGAGGACGTCGCGGCCGCGCTGCGCGCCGGCTGCCGCGCGCGGCTCGCGGGGTACAAGGTCCCGCGCGAGGTGCGCGTCGTCGCGACCCCGCTGCCGCGCACGGCCGCGGGAAAGCTGCGGCGCGCGGCGGTGCGCGAGGCGCTCCGCGCGCCGCCGGGATCCGACGCCACGCCGTGA